CAAACACTATTTACCCTTAGCTGGCAACATTGTTTGTCCACTATTAGATTGTAGCGGTTATCCTGAATTGCGTTATGTAACAGGAGATTCTGTATTTGTCACATTTTCTGAGACTGATATGAATTTTGACTTTCTCGTTGGTAACCATCCTCGAAATCTGaaggatttttatcattttgttcCTCAATTGAGAGAACCTAAGGATGCACAGGGGGTTCAGTTAGCCCCCGTCTTAGCCATACAAGTGACACTTTTTCCGAATCATGGCATATCCATTGGTTTCACTAATCATCATGTCGTTGGTGATGGAGCTACCATAGTAAGGTTCATAAGGGCATGGGCTTTGCTCAACAAATTTGGCGGAGACGAACAATTCTTAGCAAATGAGTTCATTCCGTTTTATGATAGGTCCGTAATTAAAGACCCTCGTGGACTAGGGAAATCCATATGggatgaaatgaagaaaaataagtTCGAGATGTGTGACATTGAGACTCCTCCCGATAAGGTTCGAGGTACTTTTATTGTAGCACGAGAAAACATCTTGAAGCTCAAGAATTTAATATTGTCAAGAAGACCGAGCCTAACTCATGTAACATCTTTCACAGTAACGTGTGCTTATGTATGGACTTGCTTAATAAAATCAGAGGCCGCAATAGGGGAAGAGATAGACGAGAATGGAGTGGAGTTCTTCGGATGTGCAGCAGATTGCAGAGCGCGACTCAATCCACCAATTCCTCCAACTTATTTCGGGAATTGCATAGTCGGGTACGTTGCAAGAACAAGGCATGCTGACTTAGCTGGAAAGGAAGGCTTTACAATTGCTGTGGAATTAATTGGAGAAACCATACAGAAAAGGATGAAGGATGAGGAATGGATCCTAAATGGTAGTTGGTTTAAAGAATGTTGTACAATAGACGGAAATCGATCGCTTTCAATTACTGGATCGCCAAAATTTGACTTATATGCTGCTGATTTTGGTTGGGGAAAGCTAGAAAAGTTAGAGTTCGTTTCTATTAACAATAATAATGGCGTAACGATGTCCCTCAGCAAGTCCAAGGACTCAGATGGAGATTTAGAGATTGGCTTTTCTTTGCCCAAAACTCAAATGAATGCGTTTGCTGCAATATTCACTCATGGGCTAAGTTTTCTGTAGCAAACTCTAGTAAAAATTCTAGTCAAGATTCAATTCCTTTTCTTTTCCTAGTTAAAATATGCTTTAATGTTATTTTATTGTGGTTATCGAAGTTCATGACTGTGTCGAGTTCAGTGTGGGATTCAGAATTTTAAACTTATGGGTTCCTATAACAATCTTAagttaatatataataataactaGATTAATGGACTACATTTCAAGCTAAATAttcttatatttttaataaatatttcaaTGCAAATACAGGATCTAGACATAAACTATTGGGCTCGTTATTACACTGGATCCGACCCTAGTCAAGCTAGCTCAAAATTCATACCATTTTACAGGAGCTGAACTATAGTCGTGGAAGGATGATTAGTTGAATACCTTTTGTCATATCACTACAATTTTGGATTTTCAAAGCAGGGGTGAAGAATGAAACATGTGTTTCCATTGTAAATCAAACTAGTCTCGTGGTAAACTGGTAATTATACAGATAACATTTCCACAATTATGGCGAATATTTATTTACTCTTGTATAGATCACAATAACCCTAATGCGTCTATTCGCATCAGCAACAAATTTGGCGAGAAAAGTATTCTGTCCACAACCGAATAAGTAGGTAAAAAGACTTGTGGATAGAATTATTTCAGCCACATTTTCCTTACAAAGGCGTTGGGCTGCTGTGAGTAAGGTACATTTTAGAGTAATTTTGTATCAATTTCCCAGTGTTTATCACGGGCAATTAtcaatctatatctatctatattatattaaaagtacgaaaatCCTTAGTAAAATATCGTTCgcattttttaccctttaaaaatagagttaaacactagacaaaataatctTTTGATTCATTTTCTACAATTTAGGAATCTTCATTCAATTAATTATTTTACTAATATATTAGACTTGCAAATCAACTAAAAATTTGATTCTTAAATCCTTAAATATTTGGTATATATAAAAATCCTTAATATTTAAGAACTTAATTTACCCTAGACTTTATATAGCTACAATTTCTGATCCTAAATTAATAGACTACAGTCTTATCAATACGTAAACTATATCATTTATATTAGATAATAGCTGAAACTTATTATTTGCTAGGAATTTAGGATAGCAATTATAATAAGACACCTAAGGAAACCAGATAAATTGTAGCCATGAAATAACTTGTGCGTGTAGACGTTAGGTTTATGCATGTTATTTCATTCTTTCTtcctaatttttttaataataataatatttagaAAGTACACTAATTAATAATCAGATCAAATTACTAACAAAAATTTAAGAATAcagaagaaagagagagagattgAGAGGTGAAGAAAAGTGAACAGTGGCTGACAAGAGTCAAAGCACTAATAATtctataaaatacaaaaaatatccaAAATTGAAATACTCATATCAACTTTATTATGTTTTTAAGAATATTATTCTTAATGGATAAACTTATACGGATGAGCTAATATAAAGAATCGGAATCAACAAAAAATAAAGAatctaatttaattatttttaaattcacCATACGagtcaaattatttttatgctgACAAAAATCTTAGAATATATAAATTTGTTTGATAAGAAATGCATTAACGGTGAAAGAAATTGGAAAATAGAGCAACATTCATTATAGTAGAATATTTAAGAGTCAAATTGATAAAAATACAAACTTAAAGCAATAAGAATGAAATAGTAGAAATATACTAACGAGTATTcattagttattattattattattattattattattattttgtatttattCCAACAAATGACCACTCCTTGTATTTTTATATATCAAGTTATTTGTTGTAAAGTAGTAAGTCTATGTTAGTCATTTTgaactttacatagtcaattatCAAACCTTTTCCATGAGCTAGCTACAGCATTTCCATCTCCCCAAAAGCTGaaaagatttttaatttattttatttgatttcttttttgctaataaaagaattgtatattaTTTGTTTATTATCGTATTAGGTCACGAGGTAGCATTAATTATCGAAGTCCTCATAAATTATAATAAAACCTAAAACTAATAATTATTGCGGACTTTTATGGATATAATTTCTTTCTTCACTGAGCTACTAAATTAGAtcaatattttcttttctttttatgaaCTTATATTTTATAAGTCTATAttgtttaattattatttatataatttttttatattagtGTATTTATTGAGATCAGGTTCACGCGCAAAGCGCATACCCTGAGACTAGTATGATAAAAAGCCAAACCTACCTCCCGAGATATTTTCTTTAACTTAGCAAAAGTACACTTTCtacaaaattataaataattatcaACTGGGGCGTCGTAGaggtgtttacccgtaaaatggtacagttgaatttatacgtgatttttagacaagtgaactaatgtGATTccgaaataatgcaataattgaagaaatgtacaatacttagccttaaaatgtagatgaaacagtAGAGATGAAAGTTCCGGGAACAAAGTTTCCGagcacagcaatgatgagattaTAAAGCagaaaagtaagattgtattaaactTTGTATggaatgtagtgtaagtttagCTAGAAAATTCATGTCCTTTAAAATGATAACTGGActtactatttatagttgtgtctagggaaggaggtcctaggatcgtgccctcttttaatatcaattatgagggtcattgatgaagatgtaacggtaaatataaatgccaaattctctgtaacgggtcgtcgctcttaatgctgcagaatattccttattaaatgctaccgggcgcagagcatttaataaatatttatgaacgttatcccttccggtgacaagTGAAATGTCtgcgttcggtcttcggccatccccGTCTAGGGTTCCAAgtgtctttcctttagatgaccacgtgttatatcatatttcaccctatacagatagtctcccatctttccggtgacataactttgcgttaccggaaagttggtagaaatactcttttggcgggaattactataacttcCTCTGAAGACTTCTGATGAAtgattagacgcatgtctctccacatttaatgccccgaactcGTGTCgtcccatgattcagcacaacttttgcGATTTATGGAGgcaatcatggccatgaattagccgccaaaattttacttatacgcatcattcttttcctttgcacttCATTATTTTTCGAACTTCTGATTTGCATCTTTGTTCTCCatcctttctctaattctcttcaagCACAAACTGTTTCCTTCTCCTTAATCGatggcttcttcctccaagcataccggttcttcaaagaacaagaacaaagccgaggactctgctcctccaatggtgggttccatcatcccaaggaaAATCAGTTTCACAACGGACTTAGAAAAGAAATTttctactgctaaccctcgtacatgagCTGTTAGCAGGTActcttcttccattcgtccttccagtattcctgctgtgaaggaaaactgtcgctgccatgagttggatatcattTCTCCTGATCTAttggagcgagtgacccttcccaaggaaggttttacatacttttacatgtatccctttactttgggtgcattttccTTGAGTagagagcttgattccgtgattgtGGAGTTTTTGCTTTCGCTGCCAAGTGTGTTTgtcacaggtaagtccttcagtgtggaggacggtcTTCGACGCTTGTGCCAGAAGTTTGGaaaggagctaaccttagctcatatgataaatttttattctcccaaaatcttccgcggaggaatgataaacctctgcaagtgtggccaccatgctttgctgtctagcatggatgatgacaacgaacgtgggtggatggaatggttcGTTGCAATTGCtaccaacgacatcattccggTAATGGCTTCATCCTTTTCGGTCGCTTGGAACggcactcgtaagctctttgtttagttTTTTTCCTTTTACTAAATATTGTTCTATAGCCGTATCGATACTTTATCCTCCgtttgtttcagcaactcgatggatcccaccggtgatGAAAGGCTTGGACAGGTGGGTTCAAAAGATCTTGGACGAAACGACACCCGAAACTtgtttgtggaaagaactggcccttgaatataggtggaaggccaaaaataatGGTAATTTTAACTTACCTTACttccattttttttatatatgaagaacttggttgaacccttctgacttgttaACGAAATTATGTCTACATGCGGGATTTGttgttgtccccgaggaggacgtcttggctgatcctgctgatgcagcaAGGCTACTTCAGAAGGCACTTACTCAAACAGGTATCTCCAGGCCTGTCTCGGGCGCAAACACTACTTTTTGAAGTCCCCGGTCGGAGATAAACAACCGAAGAGAAGACATTCCTCCGTTGTTGGGGAAAAGATTAAGAGGGCAAAGATTGATGCCCCGAGTCATCTCCAGTGGCAATGGTGACTGGTCCTCCTTTCGGGCtggtcatagacaccgtgatgatttATGATTATGAAGATgttagtgatgagggagcttctctacatagaagacaacaatcctcatcatctcaacaggatgctcgacctggtgagagagttacaccaaccgaggacgatgcctcgacactttggggaaagtttgatttggtagataatgtcaacTCCCATTTTCGGGCCCCAATTATTATGCCCGGTACTGCGGGGCTGagcgtctttggttggcgagcatccaacaaccaACACTGCATTTGATGTAGCTGCTTCTCACTTTTCAACTCCATCAATTTCATCCCCATCTTCACCAGTACGGTAACTgttacatcacttccatcttcatccgCTCTTCTACCAGCAACTACTACATCGCCTCCACCGGTTGTACCTGACCATGAAGAGGGTGCTCATCTTCCACAGTCCCcggttcatgggaatttggggcaaaattatgatgccccttctgaagatccacaaaggaggaggaacctTACTCTTTCGGTCTTTACCGGATGCAACTTGTTatcccggccggtggagcttactaattatctgaagcctttggcttcagagaaatattgggaaaagattcaggcactctcgggagagtgtttgctGAACAACGCCATGCACAACGC
The DNA window shown above is from Nicotiana tomentosiformis chromosome 8, ASM39032v3, whole genome shotgun sequence and carries:
- the LOC104112524 gene encoding phenolic glucoside malonyltransferase 1-like produces the protein MASVIEQCQVAPPPGSAAELTLPLTYFDHIWLLFNHNRRILFYKFPISKPEFVQTIIPTLKDSLSLTLKHYLPLAGNIVCPLLDCSGYPELRYVTGDSVFVTFSETDMNFDFLVGNHPRNLKDFYHFVPQLREPKDAQGVQLAPVLAIQVTLFPNHGISIGFTNHHVVGDGATIVRFIRAWALLNKFGGDEQFLANEFIPFYDRSVIKDPRGLGKSIWDEMKKNKFEMCDIETPPDKVRGTFIVARENILKLKNLILSRRPSLTHVTSFTVTCAYVWTCLIKSEAAIGEEIDENGVEFFGCAADCRARLNPPIPPTYFGNCIVGYVARTRHADLAGKEGFTIAVELIGETIQKRMKDEEWILNGSWFKECCTIDGNRSLSITGSPKFDLYAADFGWGKLEKLEFVSINNNNGVTMSLSKSKDSDGDLEIGFSLPKTQMNAFAAIFTHGLSFL